A stretch of Acidobacteriota bacterium DNA encodes these proteins:
- a CDS encoding SEC-C metal-binding domain-containing protein codes for MAKKTGRNDPCPCGSGQKYKNCCLKSGGVEGSQRTKIAGILALVVVVAVVILWFAVGRTPAALTGAVGAVIVGAYWLLSDPPPPRTGGNPGAINFGN; via the coding sequence ATGGCGAAGAAAACCGGACGCAACGACCCCTGCCCCTGCGGCAGCGGCCAGAAGTACAAGAACTGCTGCCTCAAGAGCGGTGGCGTAGAGGGTAGCCAGCGGACCAAGATCGCCGGCATCCTGGCCCTCGTCGTGGTGGTGGCGGTGGTCATCCTGTGGTTCGCCGTCGGCCGCACCCCCGCCGCCCTCACCGGCGCCGTCGGCGCGGTGATCGTGGGAGCCTACTGGCTGCTCAGCGACCCACCGCCGCCGCGCACCGGCGGCAACCCCGGCGCCATCAACTTCGGAAACTGA
- a CDS encoding S1 RNA-binding domain-containing protein, translating to MADQANDEQDFGALLAEFEAGTGDRRDRKVKIGEKVQGTIVAVGEDNVFVDVGTKAEASLALDEVRDDEGEITVAVGDEIEALVVTLDRETGAPVLRLKAGRGAAAAEELRQAYAARVPVEGTVTGVNKGGVEVETAGLRAFCPISQLDSHYVDQPEAYLGRKLTFRITRFEDSGRTPNVVLSRRVLLEEEAKARAEETRRTLEVGKIVEGTVTSLTNYGAFIDLGGLEGLLHVSEISHQRVAHPEQVLEVGQPVRVEILRIEPGKDGTERISLSRKALDADPWDGVAERFPEDRRLRGRVVRLAPFGAFVEVAPGVDGLLHISELGGGRRLAHPKEAVTVGDELDVKVLSVDPERKRLSLTVDRNGEEGIEEAGESEESQTEASRPAQRQPSRQDAGPSGAPSTGSSGGGFAALGDVLQGLKENLEKRENEA from the coding sequence GTGGCAGATCAGGCAAACGACGAACAAGATTTTGGCGCCCTGCTGGCGGAATTCGAGGCCGGCACCGGGGATCGGCGGGACCGCAAGGTCAAGATCGGGGAGAAGGTCCAAGGCACCATCGTGGCGGTGGGCGAGGACAATGTCTTCGTGGACGTCGGCACCAAAGCCGAGGCCTCCCTGGCCCTCGACGAGGTGCGCGACGATGAGGGCGAGATCACCGTCGCCGTAGGGGACGAGATCGAAGCGCTGGTGGTCACCCTCGACCGCGAGACCGGCGCTCCCGTGCTGCGCCTCAAGGCTGGCCGCGGCGCCGCGGCAGCGGAAGAGCTGCGGCAAGCCTATGCCGCCCGGGTACCGGTGGAAGGTACCGTCACCGGAGTCAACAAAGGCGGCGTAGAAGTGGAGACGGCGGGGCTCCGGGCCTTCTGCCCCATCTCCCAGCTCGACTCCCACTATGTCGACCAGCCGGAGGCCTACCTGGGCCGCAAGCTCACCTTCCGCATCACCCGCTTCGAGGACAGTGGCCGCACTCCCAACGTGGTACTCTCCCGCCGAGTCCTGCTGGAGGAAGAAGCCAAGGCCCGAGCCGAGGAGACGCGCCGCACCCTGGAGGTGGGCAAGATCGTCGAGGGCACCGTGACCTCGCTGACCAACTACGGCGCCTTCATCGACCTCGGAGGTCTGGAGGGGCTGCTCCACGTCAGCGAGATCAGCCATCAGCGCGTGGCCCATCCCGAGCAGGTGCTCGAGGTCGGGCAGCCGGTGCGGGTGGAGATCCTGCGCATCGAGCCGGGCAAAGACGGCACCGAGCGCATCTCCCTCTCCCGCAAGGCCCTGGATGCGGATCCCTGGGACGGTGTCGCCGAGCGCTTCCCCGAAGACCGCCGGCTACGCGGCCGGGTGGTGCGCCTGGCTCCCTTCGGCGCCTTCGTCGAGGTGGCGCCGGGAGTGGACGGGCTGCTGCACATCAGCGAGCTCGGCGGCGGGCGACGACTGGCCCATCCCAAGGAAGCGGTCACCGTCGGCGACGAGCTGGACGTCAAAGTGCTGTCGGTGGATCCGGAGCGCAAGCGTCTCTCCCTGACCGTCGACCGTAACGGCGAGGAGGGGATCGAGGAGGCCGGAGAGAGCGAAGAGTCCCAGACCGAGGCATCCCGGCCTGCGCAGCGACAGCCGTCGCGGCAGGACGCCGGCCCTTCTGGCGCACCATCCACCGGCTCCTCCGGCGGCGGGTTTGCGGCGCTGGGAGATGTGCTCCAGGGGCTTAAAGAGAATTTGGAGAAACGAGAGAACGAAGCATAA